A portion of the Drosophila innubila isolate TH190305 chromosome 3L unlocalized genomic scaffold, UK_Dinn_1.0 0_D_3L, whole genome shotgun sequence genome contains these proteins:
- the LOC117788101 gene encoding uncharacterized protein LOC117788101 translates to MMTLASHTTCGGSIGHQLAISIVLLSIVLLSPGHALPRPTVGALPTQLLYNELLGSVPGNEDNLYYGEQLKQHQQQQQQKQLSSFNNFVNKFPSLRDLVLTADYDDNAVLPNLEDSNERERSQLGSHLLARLHRLSENGDGDEQRYNMIDDMAAMPTKKQSEGLRLGSNSHQHNIKKNVQFRRQYMSPCHFKICNMGRKRNAGSFVSY, encoded by the exons ATGATGACTTTGGCGTCACATACAACGTGCGGCGGTTCTATCGGCCATCAGTTGGCCATTTCTATTGTGCTGCTGTCAATTGTGCTTCTGTCACCGGGACATGCATTGCCACGCCCCACAGTGGGCGCACTGCCAACGCAATTGCTGTACAACGAGCTGCTCGGCTCTGTGCCGGGTAATGAGGACAACCTTTACTATGGCGAGCAATTG aaacaacaccagcagcaacaacaacaaaaacaattgtcGTCATTCAACAACTTTGTCAACAAATTTCCCTCGTTGCGTGATCTGGTCCTAACTGCGGACTATGACGACAATGCTGTGCTGCCCAATCTGGAGGATAGCAATGAGCGTGAGCGTTCCCAGCTGGGATCCCACCTCTTGGCACGTCTGCACAGGCTGAGCGAgaatggagatggagacgaGCAGCGCTACAATATGATCGATGATATGGCTGCCATGCCCACCAAGAAGCAAAGCGAGGGTCTCAGACTAGGCTCAAATTCCCATCAGCACAACATCAAGAAAAATGTGCAAT TTCGTAGACAAT ACATGTCACCTTGCCACTTTAAGATCTGCAACATGGGGCGCAAACGCAATGCCGGATCCTTTGTTTCCTACTAA
- the LOC117787876 gene encoding cuticle protein 7, with translation MAFFKSLICLAVLSVASAGVLHSGPALYASGPGLAYAGHGHGHGHHDEGLDYHAYPKYHYNYGVADSHTGDVKSQHEVRDGDVVKGSYSLVEPDGSVRTVEYTADDHNGFNAVVHKSAPTVHHAAPAHVVAHAAPLVAHAAPLVAHAPAIAHHVSAAPAVPYSGSLAHHAAAVPAYGYATHNAHAHVAHY, from the exons ATGGCATTCTTCAAA TCTTTGATCTGCTTGGCTGTCCTGAGCGTTGCCTCCGCCGGAGTCCTGCACAGTGGTCCTGCACTCTACGCCTCTGGGCCAGGTCTTGCCTATGCTGGACATGGTCATGGACATGGACACCATGATGAGGGTCTGGACTACCAT GCATATCCCAAGTACCACTACAACTACGGTGTTGCCGACTCCCACACTGGTGATGTGAAGTCCCAGCATGAGGTGCGCGATGGTGATGTTGTCAAGGGCTCCTACTCTCTGGTTGAGCCCGATGGTTCGGTGCGCACCGTTGAGTACACCGCCGATGACCACAACGGTTTCAACGCCGTCGTCCACAAGAGCGCTCCCACTGTCCATCATGCCGCACCCGCCCATGTTGTTGCCCATGCTGCCCCATTGGTTGCTCATGCTGCTCCTCTGGTTGCTCACGCTCCCGCCATTGCCCACCATGTGTCTGCTGCTCCAGCTGTCCCCTATAGTGGCTCCCTGGCGCATCATGCCGCTGCCGTGCCCGCCTACGGCTATGCCACCCACAACGCCCATGCGCATGTGGCCCACTACTAA
- the LOC117787877 gene encoding larval cuticle protein A2B, producing MANFMCFVILSLALFASVAVARPGYAVDYYDHPKYAFNYGVADHTTGDVKSQHETRDGDVVKGQYSLVEPDGSIRTVDYTADSIHGFNAVVTKSGPTVHAQSLVTSPIVAHKPILTHYEPHVAPVAAPVVVASPAPYVNKHYAPAAAPIHYDYDDGYYNQAQYEYVPQYDAGHYGHYASPYATSHY from the exons ATGGCCAATTTCATGTGCTTTGTTATCCTCTCGTTGGCTCTGTTCGCCAGTGTTGCTGTGGCGCGGCCAGGATATGCTGTGGATTACTAT GATCATCCTAAATATGCCTTCAATTATGGCGTGGCAGATCATACCACCGGTGATGTGAAATCCCAGCATGAAACTCGTGATGGCGATGTTGTCAAGG GTCAATACTCGCTGGTCGAACCTGATGGCTCCATTCGCACTGTTGACTATACAGCCGATTCCATTCATGGCTTTAATGCTGTTGTGACTAAATCTGGACCCACTGTGCACGCCCAATCGTTGGTCACAAGCCCCATTGTGGCTCACAAGCCCATTCTGACCCACTACGAACCACATGTGGCACCAGTGGCTGCTCCTGTTGTGGTTGCCTCACCAGCGCCTTATG TTAACAAACATTATGCGCCCGCTGCCGCGCCCATTCACTACGACTACGATGATGGCTACTACAACCAGGCTCAGTATGAGTACGTGCCCCAGTATGATGCCGGACACTATGGCCACTATGCGAGTCCCTATGCGACATCACACTATTAA